The following proteins are encoded in a genomic region of Tigriopus californicus strain San Diego chromosome 6, Tcal_SD_v2.1, whole genome shotgun sequence:
- the LOC131882549 gene encoding uncharacterized protein LOC131882549 produces the protein MGITLPGLYDLDLSGERRLDRVRPVFCDGEWTTVLKRGQFGNDRYLFDKTWSEYQNGFGDAAGEHWIGLDMLHKMTTDREYELRIQFIDQSDHFRQSFYDIFSIGSPPFYYLNVNGFHSGPDSKTRDALTSMDGNPFSTSDNDQDSEAVNLAQLSRGGGWFGKGYLTNPFGSNFNFRQSDPDVGITWTPHLGNTESMKSMTWSIRPKKLYDIGERMIGYGTGTGLGIGRLKTYNSLVNPGSFNFNQSTAKYFESSATGHLLDVDLLLSCGGFFGSKTCQKFDPRTGIWSDSEAILPKHLWATMHTTLHHQLWIFGGSDFYMSGSLSDAYACSINRCSMVSPFPYGTIQSGAACPLNSQEIMLNIVTQSQNGINHMDVVTSYIYDISQDNYRAISSRPTLRNGLCSCATWISLTGDTYVILIENHLGTNPLVVDRYHVDSDSWDSPPELAFPSSPPFYLINRADGSLLAIGSGDSEHLLRKMNPDMSGWTLLPVGYQDNSIHFAFEWLGHKVENPIVTDITSSSLLFNEEVQSKVNILKYYKRLGINHTFRCPSGMKIEDESGNLHDHLTLGCLSTGWSSNLVPKTCVFDACPMPGTNHLAEGFIVSSWNGEPVSVGQTLNFTCPDGLVVETRPGLSELPLICQDDGSFLTPSPWPNCVTDATCPLLSPTPVNGGVKLFFDGAPFGPCFGNHEPNTFEISPMCPEVELVMTHMGFTSSTRLKSTFELKITPIASTHLYVHIVFSKQLLAADFEILKPNQESDRRLSFSFTGLSVGVSSTHSFSVSHEVTSGKELCVYQVTCGTDSELLGITDPALRNSFDPNVDAVKVGSLIEFTCPNLTAFYFGGVIGPQILNYSCLDSKVWNFPNPVPDCVKTYCDLPPSAPLDTNLLPYRNSSFTKVGEYTPYVCRDGMRLENDPGDDVLNVLCGYDGHYDLPIKWPTCIRELHCPPLASPPALLHGSARILNEGVRFGPCIGGNGILAGDDDCSNMRLQIHEQTPLNATHVRIKMVVKVTSTTRQVVANLTFSRVLKMNNIEVPSHVYVTAGQSDHQLQLLFDMMEPYDIELIEIFFIVEHGPSIGVCVYKVICGNTHKDLVSSRTTEDYTFHPASESLLYGAIVEYSCGSYALFQFNATTLEENLTYKCGSDGNWNLPLTLPPCHQLKCGSIPQPSPEFNLEPYKWDGLPVAFGRALQFRCQRGQKFEHDFNHLYEEATCESTGIWNTPAPDWTPCVTTKHCNNYPTPPENITIKQKSTGQAFGQICLGSRNVSLGEPLPGSEACLSPLIRKVSQVRTTDMRGKNMSISGYTLTFDPSIGTHINGLLAFSYPVSISNVEFSCGIQSNLSITTSNTILSLTCDFHVDGRDNTVILTIKHPVDEPEPCVDYFVCRPCESTTQCEVDAQDLDLKEHFDPYKFGSILSYQCPPGFGFAVNSSHAIQEQDITCQWNKTWSKLSFSLQCKPFGCPPARVFHWSKRIQLLNPLPEGHLAPFDYRARYECQNGYNFDHEHSFPGFDITCQRNGTWSHYETDWYCDLPSTRFRNVPPPPPPSEGYYVNWNISMLAKTAYGTIIEYKCNPNRAFEIDSGMFVHVFQLTALWNKTWYPSEVPNCVLVNCVDPPLIRNMMRLWNYGPVAFHQQIEYVCQPGFYFESSRERYSTFIKCLPSGYYDARNFEMCFDTAYCTLDEPVEKPLRGFRNWNNNIFYKSKITYNCGPHATFVYGDGRQAQRITSQCQWNRTWSIQKLPDCQYTHCNVVHEPPLDSGFVFNHQEIELLTDLNDFQRKSPLVFPGTRKFGTSHSFHFEGILTEISHNYSLKFVDNLFDVVLDMALNPADNSVLLTNRFMHDYQNESIVMEQGDPIIIRINANLDITAFEIQINDNTEFDFCLQVGITTMQISEVRVDGGFDVQYIGFVKKGVNPAIPVGSSLYFDCEPGKVLSHNWLIKPQVQLYCRSSGVFSEPNPWPKCVSIKEAYAIWLESTDEFQRLGLSGYDYISGPAFPDNELASRHNATLKYGLEEISQTLAWNDAWLLGWNGVWNATWINDLFSEWNDRLDRSLQAFDFLGEYRCGLPWAIEHHGPTTLVLKNCHENRGNKCALLPILQTIYSSIVKH, from the exons ATGGGGATCACGTTGCCTGGGCTGTACGATTTAGATTTGAGTGGTGAACGACGCTTGGACAGGGTGAGACCTGTATTTTGTGATGGAGAATGGACCACCGTTCTCAAAAGAGGTCAATTCGGAAATGATAGA TATTTGTTTGACAAAACTTGGAGTGAGTACCAAAATGGCTTTGGAGATGCTGCTGGAGAGCATTGGATTGGTTTGGACATGCTCCATAA AATGACCACAGACAGGGAATACGAGCTGAGAATCCAGTTCATAGATCAATCCGATCATTTTCGTCAAAGCTTTTACGACATCTTTTCGATTGGATCACCTCCATTCTATTATTTGAACGTTAATGGCTTCCATTCGGGACCGGATTCGAAGACTCGCGATGCATTGACCTCCATGGACGGGAATCCTTTCTCCACTTCGGATAATGATCAAGATAGCGAAGCTGTCAATTTAGCACAATTGTCGCGAGGAGGCGGATG GTTTGGAAAGGGATACTTAACAAATCCCTTTGGGTCGAACTTCAATTTTCGACAAAGTGATCCTGATGTTGGAATCACTTGGACTCCTCACCTGGGAAATACGGAATCTATGAAGTCCATGACTTGGTCAATTCGACCTAAAAAGTTGTACGATATTGGAG AAAGAATGATTGGATATGGTACAGGGACTGGTTTGGGAATTGGCAGGCTCAAGACATATAATTCCCTGGTCAACCCTGggtctttcaatttcaaccagTCTACTGCAAAGTATTTTGAATCTAGTGCCACTGGACATCTCTTAGACGTTGATCTTCTCCTAAGTTGCGGTGGTTTTTTCGGAtccaaaacatgtcaaaaatttGATCCTCGGACAGGAATTTGGAGTGACAGTGAAGCAATTCTACCCAAACACCTCTGGGCAACAATGCATACCACCCTTCACCATCAGTTATGGATCTTCGGTGGCTCAGACTTTTATATGTCAG GGAGCCTAAGCGACGCCTATGCTTGTAGCATTAATCGTTGTTCCATGGTGAGTCCATTCCCATATGGTACAATACAATCGGGAGCTGCTTGTCCCTTGAACAGTCAGGAGATCATGCTAAATATCGTCACCCAATCtcaaaatggaatcaatcacATGGATGTGGTCACGTCTTATATCTACGACATTAGTCAAGACAATTATAGAGCCATCTCGTCCCGTCCCACGTTACGGAATGGTCTGTGCTCTTGCGCTACGTGGATCAGTCTCACTGGAGACACCTATGTGATCCTCATTGAGAATCACTTGGGGACAAATCCATTAGTGGTTGATCGATATCATGTTGATTCTGATTCTTGGGACTCGCCGCCAGAGTTGGCCTTTCCATCTAGCCCCCCTTTTTACTTGATTAACAGAGCAGATGGTTCGTTACTCGCAATTGGGAGTGGGGACTCAGAGCATCTGCTGAGGAAGATGAATCCTGACATGTCTGGTTGGACTTTGTTACCCGTTGGATACCAGGACAATTCTATTCATTTTGCCTTCGAATGGCTCGGACACAAGGTTGAAAATCCCATCGTGACTG ATATTACCAGCAGTTCATTGTTATTTAACGAAgaagttcaaagcaaagtcaatATCTTGAAATATTACAAGAGATTGGGTATAAATCATAC ATTTCGTTGTCCCTCTGGAATGAAGATTGAGGATGAGTCAGGCAATCTTCACGATCATTTGACTCTTGGTTGTCTAAGCACTGGCTGGAGTTCAAACTTGGTACCAAAAACCTGTGTGT TTGATGCCTGTCCTATGCCTGGAACCAATCACTTAGCTGAGGGTTTTATTGTGAGTTCTTGGAATGGAGAGCCGGTTTCAGTGGGCCAA acCTTGAATTTCACTTGCCCAGATGGTTTGGTAGTAGAAACTAGGCCAGGATTGTCTGAATTACCTCTTATTTGCCAAGATGACGGAAGTTTCTTAACCCCTAGCCCATGGCCAAATTGCGTCACAG ATGCAACTTGCCCTTTATTGTCACCAACACCCGTGAATGGCGGTGTGAAGCTCTTCTTTGACGGCGCTCCATTTGGCCCTTGCTTTGGGAATCATGAGCCAAATACGTTTGAAATTTCTCCAATGTGTCCAGAAGTGGAACTAGTAATGACTCATATGGGGTTTACCTCTTCCACGCGTCTCAAGTCAACGTTTGAGCTGAAAATCACCCCAATCGCATCCACACATCTTTATGTTCACATCGTTTTCTCGAAACAATTGTTGGCTGCAGACTTCGAG ATACTAAAACCAAATCAAGAGTCTGACCGCCGACTTTCGTTCTCGTTTACTGGGCTCTCAGTGGGCGTGTCATCAACCCATTCATTCTCTGTATCTCACGAAGTTACTTCTGGCAAAGAGCTATGCGTTTACCAAGTGACATGTGGAACAGATTCAGAGCTTTTAGGTATCACAGACCCCGCTTTGCGTAACTCCTTCGATCCAAATGTGGATGCTGTTAAAGTGGGATCTTTGATTGAGTTCacttgtccaaatttgacaGCCTTTTACTTTGGGGGAGTCATTGGacctcaaatattgaattaCTCCTGTTTGGATTCCAAAGTTTGGAACTTTCCAAATCCTGTGCCGGATTGTGTCA AAACGTATTGTGATCTCCCTCCAAGCGCTCCACTTGATACAAATCTATTGCCTTATCGAAATAGCTCTTTTACCAAAGTGGGGGAG TACACCCCTTACGTCTGTCGAGATGGAATGCGATTGGAGAACGATCCCGGTGATGATGTATTAAATGTCTTGTGTGGATATGACGGACATTATGATCTTCCGATCAAGTGGCCTACTTGTATAAGGG AGCTTCATTGCCCTCCCTTGGCATCCCCTCCAGCCTTGCTTCACGGGTCTGCTCGCATTCTAAATGAAGGTGTTCGTTTTGGTCCGTGTATCGGTGGTAATGGCATCTTGGCTGGTGATGATGATTGCTCAAACATGAGGTTACAGATTCACGAACAGACACCACTGAATGCTACTCATGTTAGAATTAAAATGGTGGTGAAAGTAACTTCAACAACACGTCAAGTGGTAGCCAACTTGACATTCTCTCGCGTACTTAAAATGAATAACATTGAG GTGCCCAGCCATGTCTATGTGACAGCAGGCCAAAGTGACCATCAATTGCAACTTTTGTTTGACATGATGGAGCCATATGACATTGAGTTGATTgagatatttttcattgttgagCATGGTCCAAGCATTGGGGTGTGCGTCTACAAAGTAATTTGCGGAAACACTCATAAGGACCTGGTTTCAAGTCGGACCACAGAAGACTACACTTTTCATCCAGCCTCTGAATCTTTGCTTTACGGAGCTATTGTGGAATATTCATGTGGTTCTTAtgcactttttcaattcaacGCCACAACTCTGGAGGAAAACCTGACCTACAAATGTGGTTCAGATGGAAATTGGAATCTGCCCCTAACCCTTCCTCCGTGTCACC AATTGAAATGTGGTTCGATTCCACAACCGTCTCCCGAGTTCAACTTGGAGCCTTATAAATGGGATGGATTGCCAGTGGCATTTGGCAGGGCCTTGCAATTTCGATGCCAGAGGGGACAAAAATTCGAGCACGATTTCAATCACCTGTACGAAGAAGCAACTTGCGAATCAACAGGAATTTGGAACACGCCCGCCCCTGATTGGACACCCTGCGTGACAA CCAAGCACTGCAATAATTACCCAACTCCACCTGAGAATATCACGATCAAGCAAAAAAGTACAGGCCAAGcctttggacaaatttgtttaGGGTCCAGGAATGTCTCCTTGGGGGAGCCCTTGCCTGGATCCGAAGCATGTTTATCTCCTTTGATTCGCAAGGTCTCACAAGTCAGAACTACCGACATGAGAGGGAAGAATATGAGTATTAGCGGATACACTCTGACTTTTGATCCAAGCATTGGCACACACATCAACGGACTTCTAGCCTTTTCCTACCCAGTCTCAATCTCCAACGTCGAATTTAGTTGTGGA aTTCAATCCAACTTGAGCATTACAACATCTAATACAATCTTATCTTTGACTTGCGATTTTCATGTGGATGGTAGAGACAACACCGTCATCCTCACAATCAAACATCCAGTTGATGAGCCTGAGCCTTGCGTCGACTACTTCGTTTGTAGACCATGTGAATCAACCACACAATGTGAAGTGGATGCTCAAGATCTTGATCTGAAAGAGCATTTTGACCCCTACAAATTTGGTTCGATCCTCAGCTATCAGTGTCCGCCAGGTTTTGGTTTTGCGGTCAATTCAAGCCATGCAATTCAGGAGCAAGACATCACTTGCCAATGGAATAAAACTTGGtccaaattgtcattttctttgcaatGTAAAC CTTTTGGATGTCCTCCTGCTCGTGTGTTTCATTGGTCCAAGCGGATCCAGCTGTTGAACCCTTTGCCAGAGGGCCATTTGGCCCCCTTTGATTATCGAGCGAGGtatgaatgtcaaaatggctACAACTTTGACCATGAACATTCATTCCCAGGCTTTGATATCACTTGTCAAAGAAACGGAACCTGGTCCCATTACGAAACTGATTGGTATTGTGACCTACCATCAA CCAGATTTCGGAATGtaccccctccccctcctccgaGCGAGGGCTATTATGTGAATTGGAATATCAGTATGCTAGCCAAGACAGCTTATGGGACAATCATAGAATATAAATGTAACCCTAACCGAGCTTTTGAGATTGATTCAGGGATGTTTGTGCATGTGTTTCAACTCACCGCCTTGTGGAACAAGACCTGGTATCCTAGCGAG GTGCCAAATTGTGTGCTTGTCAATTGTGTGGACCCGCCACTGATTCGCAACATGATGCGACTTTGGAATTATGGCCCTGTGGCCTTTCATCAACAGATTGAATATGTTTGCCAGCCTGGGTTTTATTTTGAATCGAGTCGGGAGAGGTATTCCACATTCATCAAATGTCTACCGAGCGGATACTATGATGCTCGAAACtttgaaatgtgttttgaCACGGCGTATTGTACCCTTGATGAACCAGTAGAGAAACCGTTACGTGGGTTCcggaattggaacaacaacattTTCTATAAGTCGAAAATCACTTACAATTGTGGACCTCATGCTACTTTCGTTTACGGCGATGGTCGACAAGCCCAAAGGATTACGAGCCAATGCCAATGGAATCGGACATGGAGTATTCAAAAACTCCCGGATTGTCAAT ATACCCATTGCAATGTGGTTCATGAGCCTCCTTTAGACTCTGGCTTCGTGTTCAACCACCAAGAGATTGAGTTATTGACTGATCTGAACGACTTTCAACGCAAATCCCCGTTAGTGTTCCCTGGGACCAGGAAATTCGGAACATCGCACTCATTTCACTTCGAAGGAATACTAACCGAAATAAGCCACAACTATAGTCTGAAATTTGTCGATAATCTGTTTGATGTTGTACTAGACATGGCTTTGAACCCTGCGGATAACTCTGTTCTCTTAACCAACAGATTTATG CATGATTACCAAAATGAGTCTATCGTCATGGAACAAGGTGATCCCATCATCATTCGAATAAACGCTAATTTGGATATCACTGCCTTTGAGATTCAGATTAATGACAACACTGAATTTGACTTCTGCCTCCAAGTGGGCATAACCACTATGCAGATCTCGGAAGTACGCGTGGACGGCGGCTTTGACGTTCAATACATTGGTTTTGTTAAAAAGG GAGTAAATCCGGCCATTCCAGTTGGATCATCACTCTACTTTGATTGTGAACCAGGCAAAGTTCTCAGCCACAATTGGCTTATCAAACCTCAAGTTCAGTTGTACTGCCGAAGCAGTGGCGTCTTCTCAGAACCAAACCCATGGCCAAAATGTGTATCTA TCAAAGAAGCTTACGCCATTTGGTTGGAAAGCACCGACGAATTTCAAAGGCTGGGATTGAGCGGCTACGATTACATTTCTGGGCCAGCGTTCCCAGACAATGAATTGGCATCCCGTCACAATGCAACATTGAAATATG GTCTTGAAGAAATCAGTCAGACTCTCGCTTGGAATGATGCCTGGCTGCTTGGCTGGAATGGTGTGTGGAACGCAACTTGGATCAATGACTTATTTTCGGAGTGGAATGACCGATTGGATCGTTCATTGCAAGCGTTTGACTTTTTAGGTGAGTACCGTTGCGGATTACCTTGGGCAATTGAGCATCATGGACCAACAACATTAGTGttaaaaaattgtcatgaAAATCGAGGAAATAAATGCGCTCTGCTTCCAATTTTACAAACAATTTATTCATCAATTGTAaaacattga
- the LOC131882064 gene encoding uncharacterized protein LOC131882064: protein MEVTSSIFATSRIENDVLWEAWASSYLNGTVNYIFDSSLKTVFSTKAETNPWVQIDLQRTIKILDILVMLDVALPGVSSQTIKIKVSSKPTPIDDQSVCGSGLVDGPVIVIQCLNPIIGRYITILLETETPTSLPVENVVLTAQGIYTHPSKLN, encoded by the coding sequence CTCGCATTGAAAATGACGTGCTCTGGGAAGCATGGGCCTCATCCTACCTCAACGGTACTGTCAACTATATCTTTGACTCAAGCTTGAAGACTGTCTTTAGCACGAAGGCCGAAACAAACCCTTGGGTTCAAATTGACCTACAAAGGACGATAAAAATCTTAGATATCTTGGTCATGTTAGACGTGGCTTTGCCGGGAGTCAGTAGTCAAACTATTAAAATCAAAGTCAGCAGCAAACCAACTCCGATTGATGACCAATCGGTTTGTGGATCTGGATTGGTCGACGGCCCCGTGATCGTGATTCAATGTCTTAATCCTATCATTGGTCGTTACATAACCATTCTCTTGGAGACGGAAACTCCAACCAGCTTACCCGTTGAGAACGTGGTTTTAACTGCCCAAGGGATTTATACCCATCCAAGTAAGTTGAATTGA